From one Magnolia sinica isolate HGM2019 chromosome 18, MsV1, whole genome shotgun sequence genomic stretch:
- the LOC131233297 gene encoding uncharacterized protein LOC131233297, which produces MEKLPAEISFKIFCLLDYQNLAKAQQVCRKWKDLASDNILWCNLFRERWGGGHAAFFAPLHTKSWKDVYEVQDRCDRVGLGLKIIREANEYYLVHQGVIQRCLGSRNGGKGMNGHCSVKRGLSGEGSLEVEEPCLGILDKILFFIGDLEVAARDAKRSRIL; this is translated from the exons ATGGAGAAATTGCCCGCGGAGATCTCTTTCAAGATCTTCTGTCTGTTAGATTACCAGAATCTTGCAAAAGCCCAACAAG TTTGCAGGAAGTGGAAGGACTTGGCCTCTGACAACATTCTATGGTGCAACCTGTTTAGAGAGAGATGGGGTGGAGGCCATGCTGCATTCTTTGCCCCCCTCCACACGAAATCCTGGAAGGATGTCTACGAAGTCCAAGATCGGTGCGACCGAGTTGGATT GGGATTAAAGATTATTAGAGAAGCCAATGAGTATTATCTTGTTCACCAGGGTGTAATCCAACGCTGCTTAGGTTCAAGGAATGGTGGAAAGGGAATGAATGGCCATTGCAGTGTAAAGAGAGGATTATCAGGGGAAGGATCTCTGGAGGTAGAGGAACCATGTCTTGGGATTTTGGATAAGATACTTTTCTTCATTGGGGACTTGGAAGTTGCAGCAAGAGATGCCAAACGGAGCCGGATATTGTGA
- the LOC131233027 gene encoding uncharacterized protein LOC131233027, translated as MEIFFFLVFGAFSAVVAVLEFSKTNKDRLITSSAFNSFKNNYLFVYSLMMAGDWLQGPYVYFLYSSYGYGKGDIGRLFIAGFGSSMLFGTIVGSLADKQGRKRACVTYCISYILSCITKHSPHYKVLMLGRILGGVATSLLFSSFESWLVAEHNKRGFDQQWLSLTFSKAIFLGNGLIAIVSGLVANLLADTLHFGPVAPFDAAGCCLAIGMAIILSSWTENFGDPSENKDLLGQFKGAAIAIASDEKIALLGAIQSLFEGSMYTFVFLWTPALSPNDEEIPHGFIFATFMLSSMMGSSFASRLMARPSLKVEMYMQIVFVVSSFTLLLPIITNFFIAPPTKRGGSMSIRGYIQFLGFCIFEACVGIFWPSIMKMRSQYIPEEARSTIMNFFRIPLNLFVCIVLYNVNAFPISIMFGMCSIFVFMASVLQRRLMVVAESQKLRPQDWTAMKERDSEAEPLNI; from the exons ATGGAgattttcttcttccttgtttttGGAGCTTTCTCTGCGGTCGTTGCAGTGCTGGAGTTCAGCAAGACCAACAAAGACCGCCTCATCACCTCTTCCgccttcaattccttcaagaacAACTACCTCTTCGTATACTCTCTTATGATGG CCGGGGATTGGTTGCAAGGTCCATACGTTTACTTCCTCTACAGCTCCTACGGTTACGGAAAAGGTGACATCGGGCGGCTGTTCATTGCTGGCTTCGGATCTTCTATGTTGTTTGGGACAATTGTTGGATCTTTGGCTGACAAACA GGGCCGGAAGAGGGCTTGTGTGACCTACTGCATATCTTACATTCTAAGTTGCATCACCAAGCATTCTCCTCATTATAAAGTTTTGATGTTGGGCCGAATATTGGGAGGTGTTGCTACGTCCCTCTTGTTTTCATCCTTCGAGTCATGGCTTGTTGCAGAACACAATAAG AGGGGCTTTGACCAACAGTGGCTGTCCCTAACGTTCTCCAAGGCAATATTTCTGGGCAATGGTCTCATTGCGATTGTTTCTGGGCTTGTTGCGAACTTACTGGCTGATACTTTGCACTTTGGTCCTGTTGCCCCCTTTGATGCTGCCGGATGCTGTCTCGCCATTGGCATGGCAATTATCTTATCATCATGGACTGAGAATTTTGGAGATCCTTCTGAGAACAAGGACTTGCTTGGCCAGTTCAAGGGTGCTGCAATAGCCATTGCTTCTG ATGAAAAAATTGCTTTGCTGGGTGCAATACAGTCCCTGTTTGAAGGTTCCATGTACACGTTTGTATTCCTCTGGACTCCCGCTTTAAGCCCGAATGATGAGGAAATTCCTCATGGTTTCATTTTTGCTACGTTCATGTTGTCTTCAATGATGGGAAGCTCCTTTGCATCTCGGTTGATGGCCCGCCCATCCCTGAAAGTTGAAATGTATATGCAGATTGTTTTCGTAGTCTCTTCCTTCACTCTCTTGCTCCCCATCATTACAAAT TTCTTCATAGCACCGCCAACCAAGAGAGGTGGAAGTATGTCAATCAGAGGTTATATCCAGTTTCTTGGGTTTTGTATCTTTGAGGCTTGCGTGGGAATATTTTGGCCATCAATCATGAAGATGAGATCCCAGTACATTCCTGAGGAGGCCAGAAGTACAATCATGAACTTCTTCCGTATACCACTGAACCTTTTTGTGTGCATTGTGCTCTACAAT GTTAATGCATTCCCTATCAGTATCATGTTTGGTATGTGCTCAATTTTTGTCTTCATGGCATCAGTCTTGCAGAGGCGACTGATGGTGGTCGCAGAGAGCCAGAAGCTAA GACCACAAGATTGGACGGCGATGAAGGAGAGAGACTCAGAGGCAGAGCCACTAAACATTTGA